The following coding sequences are from one Elusimicrobiota bacterium window:
- a CDS encoding DPP IV N-terminal domain-containing protein — protein MEDGKMQSARILRNPNLSPNGKEVVFIDIFSGFSGYPQYIVKMDIATQKPQQIAGPGEYFLPSYSPKGNKIAFGVYGKTDIEQEKLEIYDLRSNECIQYNYKMIRDPSWSLDGNEIVFSSGRSICILSADCKNMKEIKVDGFIHLNSGKKGKYVTLSSVFPSNIVLWSPKFSPDGKKIAFTYQDGNENGIYIIDRNGNLLKKLNLNTYRTVGIDWSPDGQQIVFAGYKETTYTMLVNIYFPDGLYLVNIESGKIKLLFKDKNISPCNPQWWSFKSNS, from the coding sequence ATGGAAGACGGTAAAATGCAATCTGCACGTATATTGAGGAATCCTAACTTATCCCCCAATGGGAAAGAAGTTGTGTTTATTGATATCTTCAGTGGTTTCAGCGGTTATCCTCAATACATTGTAAAAATGGATATAGCCACGCAAAAACCGCAACAAATAGCTGGTCCAGGAGAATATTTTTTACCTTCATATTCCCCTAAAGGTAATAAAATAGCTTTTGGGGTATATGGTAAAACTGATATAGAACAAGAAAAGTTGGAAATTTATGATTTAAGATCAAATGAGTGTATTCAGTACAATTATAAAATGATTCGAGATCCATCTTGGTCTCTGGATGGAAATGAAATAGTGTTTTCTAGCGGACGAAGTATATGTATTCTTAGCGCAGATTGTAAAAATATGAAAGAGATAAAAGTTGATGGTTTTATTCATTTAAACAGTGGCAAAAAAGGGAAATATGTTACTCTATCTAGTGTTTTTCCAAGCAATATAGTGTTATGGTCACCTAAATTTTCTCCGGATGGGAAAAAGATAGCTTTTACCTATCAAGATGGTAATGAAAACGGTATTTATATAATTGACAGAAACGGCAATTTACTAAAGAAGCTTAACTTAAATACCTATCGTACAGTTGGGATAGATTGGTCACCAGATGGTCAACAAATAGTGTTTGCTGGATATAAAGAAACAACATATACAATGTTAGTAAATATATATTTCCCTGATGGGCTTTATCTAGTTAATATTGAGAGTGGCAAAATTAAATTATTGTTTAAAGACAAAAATATATCGCCATGTAATCCGCAGTGGTGGTCTTTTAAAAGCAACTCATAA